A portion of the Chiloscyllium punctatum isolate Juve2018m chromosome 5, sChiPun1.3, whole genome shotgun sequence genome contains these proteins:
- the LOC140477048 gene encoding fibrinogen silencer-binding protein produces MCSTENMLGKKSNRSSNFTIYEKIDLLKLVRPHVKVLEVHKNNQAIIVEKNRCWETIAQQYNAVGVDRPPRSAQALRTLYKRIKESAKQEIARREQLHPDYKGNVSEPTRRILEMNPHIFQPLLKVVDPDHLQRPCGSSASEQDSCVEQPTSLYPQPGTSSCTSQPCPDWVTPESEPEDEEKPPPLLTVLSQPNVVEHQKKTETQQTTNGSASPFSSCGAQISLTPSPRLARREDDVLSIHQCHRGALHYLSSHDNEQVQLMSAEEHEIIMENQRKFGLYLDEKRESLKRRQVLEEDLLRAKIRVEELKAARLQQGLPAL; encoded by the exons ATGTGCTCTACAGAAAATATGCTAGGGAAGAAATCGAACCGATCCTCAAATTTTACCATATATGAAAAGATTGATCTGTTAAAACTTGTACGGCCGCACGTCAAAGTTTTGGAGGTTCATAAAAATAATCAAGCTATAATTGTTGAAAAAAATCGTTGCTGGGAAACTATAGCACAGCAATACAATGCTGTTGGAGTGGATCGTCCTCCTCGTAGCGCACAGGCTTTGCGAACACTCTATAAACGCATTAAAGAAAGTGCTAAACAAGAGATAGCCAGGAGAGAACAATTGCATCCAGACTATAAAGGAAACGTCTCTGAGCCAACAAGAAGAATTCTAGAAATGAATCCTCACATTTTCCAACCGCTTCTGAAGGTGGTAGACCCCGATCACTTACAAAG GCCTTGTGGAAGTTCTGCTTCTGAACAAGATTCCTGTGTGGAACAACCTACGAGCTTGTATCCACAACCTGGAACCTCAAGCTGCACGTCTCAACCCTGTCCTGATTGGGTAACACCAGAGTCAGAACCTGAAGATGAAGAGAAACCGCCCCCATTATTAACTGTACTCTCGCAGCCAAATGTAGTGGAGCACCAGAAGAAAACAGAGACTCAGCAGACTACAAATGGCTCTGCCTCACCGTTTTCTTCTTGTGGGGCACAAATATCCTTAACACCATCTCCCAGACTTGCGAGAAGGGAAGATGATGTGCTCAGTATCCACCAGTGCCATAGAGGTGCCCTACACTATTTGTCCAGTCATGATAATGAGCAAGTACAGTTAATGTCAGCAGAGGAACATGAGATAATTATGGAGAATCAAAGAAAGTTTGGACTGTATCttgatgagaaaagagagagtcTTAAAAGAAGGCAAGTGCTGGAGGAAGACCTATTAAGGGCAAAAATCAGAGTGGAAGAATTAAAGGCAGCAAGACTGCAACAAGGCTTGCCAGCTCTGTAA